In a single window of the uncultured Pseudodesulfovibrio sp. genome:
- a CDS encoding NADH-quinone oxidoreductase subunit A: protein MPSSPEYISTGFNAWDPSVFSLIVFALLAAGLVTALLVLSVVLTRRRSEGEKTRPYECGVIPSGSARPSYPAPFWLVAVFFLLFDVEAVYVVSWAVSFTRLTWAAWGQITFFIGVLLLGLFWVWRKGGLEWGMTRKR from the coding sequence ATGCCATCGTCACCGGAATACATCTCCACCGGGTTCAACGCCTGGGACCCGAGCGTCTTCTCCCTGATCGTCTTCGCCCTGTTGGCGGCCGGTCTGGTCACGGCGCTGCTGGTACTGTCCGTTGTCCTGACGCGCAGACGGTCCGAAGGAGAGAAGACCCGCCCCTACGAGTGCGGCGTCATCCCCTCCGGTTCGGCCCGGCCGAGCTACCCTGCCCCGTTCTGGCTCGTGGCGGTCTTCTTTCTGCTTTTCGACGTGGAGGCCGTGTACGTGGTCTCCTGGGCCGTGTCCTTCACCCGCCTGACCTGGGCCGCCTGGGGGCAGATAACCTTTTTCATCGGCGTGCTGCTGCTCGGTCTGTTCTGGGTCTGGCGCAAGGGAGGCCTTGAATGGGGCATGACGCGCAAGCGATAG
- a CDS encoding NADH-quinone oxidoreductase subunit B/C/D, which translates to MGHDAQAIDEAVRAAMNGDQSAAARLPEKAGLGDVILNWCQANSLWPLFFGLSCCFVEQATVFTGLYDIARFGAEVLRGSPRQADLMVVSGTVFKKAAPMVKRIYEQMPRPKWVISMGSCANTGGMYDVYSVVQGVDQIIPVDVYVTGCPPRPEALLHGLITLQDMIRQKNRPLRPVLNLEGGHLGGRDDILIPGATKDRDTRGPGMGGIPARGTSVTPPAFAGSRSDDMWTPPAPKFSFTTSHETLRDALAARFGDLVQWQEAVVDMPTVTAPAERLIEVLDFLKREAPVRYERLEDITAVDETARKVRPEQDYTAIYTLTSLSSIEYLRVRVPVGEGLELPSVTPVWPSANWYECEIWDLFGIRFAGHPGLRRLIMPEEWEGHPLRKGDPQRATEIAPYLAEDARREQPEDAVSLLEKANAAPPARREFVLNIGPHHYSTHGLVRFILELYGEEIVDMTTDIGYHHRGVEKIAEHQSWHQFIPYTDRLDYLSGAANNLTYLLAVEKLCGVAVPERAQCVRVMLAEFYRLSNHLLWLGTMVQDLGMITPVFHTFREREQLLDIMEAITGARLHPAWLRIGGLAMDLPDGWDRMVRDFVTVFPDRVAGYRRMITGNPIVRARIKGIGRMSLDDAVDYGISGANLRACGSTRDLRKVAPYSGYEQYDFDIPTSDEGDCLARFEVRFEEMIQSNRIIAQCLEGMPSGRFMADDYRYCIPDKKDTLRDIESLIHHFINATRGPKVPAGEAYAATEAPRGEQGFYVVSDGGNMPYRLHMRSPGYASVQALPLMTIGHTLADFIAIISSLDYIAPDLDR; encoded by the coding sequence ATGGGGCATGACGCGCAAGCGATAGACGAGGCCGTTCGGGCCGCCATGAACGGCGACCAGAGCGCTGCGGCCAGGCTGCCGGAAAAGGCGGGCCTGGGCGACGTCATCCTGAACTGGTGCCAGGCCAACAGCCTGTGGCCCCTGTTTTTCGGCCTTTCATGCTGCTTCGTGGAGCAGGCCACGGTCTTCACCGGCCTGTACGACATTGCCCGCTTCGGTGCCGAGGTCCTGCGCGGCTCGCCCCGCCAGGCCGATCTGATGGTGGTGTCGGGCACGGTTTTCAAGAAGGCCGCCCCCATGGTCAAGCGCATCTACGAGCAGATGCCCCGGCCCAAGTGGGTCATCTCCATGGGGTCCTGCGCGAACACCGGCGGCATGTACGACGTCTACAGCGTGGTCCAGGGCGTGGACCAGATCATCCCGGTGGACGTCTACGTGACCGGTTGCCCGCCCCGGCCCGAGGCCCTGCTGCACGGCCTCATCACCCTGCAGGACATGATCCGCCAGAAGAACCGCCCCCTGCGCCCTGTGCTCAATCTCGAAGGCGGCCATCTGGGCGGACGGGACGATATCCTGATCCCGGGCGCGACCAAAGACCGCGATACGCGCGGACCGGGCATGGGCGGTATTCCGGCGCGAGGCACTTCGGTCACTCCGCCCGCCTTTGCCGGCTCGCGATCCGACGACATGTGGACCCCGCCGGCCCCGAAATTTTCGTTTACCACGTCCCACGAAACCCTGCGTGACGCGCTGGCCGCCCGGTTCGGCGACCTCGTCCAATGGCAGGAAGCGGTCGTGGACATGCCCACGGTCACGGCTCCGGCCGAGCGTCTGATCGAGGTCCTGGATTTCCTCAAGCGCGAGGCGCCCGTTCGATACGAGCGGCTGGAGGACATTACGGCCGTGGACGAGACCGCGCGCAAGGTCAGGCCCGAACAGGACTACACGGCTATTTATACCCTGACCTCCCTCAGTTCCATCGAGTACCTGCGCGTGCGGGTCCCGGTGGGTGAAGGGCTGGAGCTGCCGAGCGTCACGCCGGTCTGGCCCAGCGCCAACTGGTACGAGTGCGAGATATGGGATCTGTTCGGCATCCGCTTCGCTGGGCATCCCGGCCTGCGGCGGCTGATCATGCCCGAGGAGTGGGAGGGGCATCCCCTGCGCAAGGGCGACCCGCAACGGGCCACCGAGATCGCGCCGTACCTGGCCGAGGACGCCCGGCGTGAACAGCCCGAGGACGCGGTCAGTCTGCTGGAAAAGGCCAACGCCGCGCCGCCCGCCCGACGTGAGTTCGTGCTGAACATCGGCCCGCACCACTACAGTACCCACGGGCTGGTCCGCTTCATCCTCGAGCTGTACGGCGAAGAGATCGTGGATATGACCACGGACATCGGCTACCATCACCGGGGCGTGGAGAAGATCGCCGAGCACCAGTCCTGGCATCAGTTCATCCCTTACACCGACCGCCTGGATTATTTGAGCGGGGCGGCCAACAACCTGACCTACCTGCTGGCCGTGGAAAAGCTCTGCGGCGTGGCCGTACCTGAGCGCGCGCAGTGCGTCCGCGTCATGCTGGCCGAGTTCTACCGGCTTTCCAACCATCTGCTCTGGCTCGGGACCATGGTCCAGGATCTGGGCATGATCACCCCGGTCTTCCATACCTTCCGCGAGCGCGAGCAGCTTCTGGACATCATGGAGGCCATCACCGGAGCGCGCCTGCACCCGGCATGGCTGCGGATCGGCGGCCTGGCCATGGATCTGCCAGACGGCTGGGACCGGATGGTCCGCGATTTCGTCACGGTTTTCCCGGACAGGGTGGCGGGTTACCGGAGGATGATCACCGGCAACCCCATTGTCCGGGCCAGAATCAAGGGCATCGGCCGCATGTCGCTCGACGACGCGGTGGATTACGGCATCTCCGGAGCCAACCTGCGGGCCTGCGGTTCCACGCGGGACCTGCGCAAGGTCGCCCCGTATTCGGGGTACGAGCAGTACGATTTCGACATCCCGACCAGCGACGAGGGCGATTGTCTGGCCCGGTTCGAGGTCCGTTTCGAGGAGATGATCCAGAGCAACCGGATTATCGCCCAGTGCCTCGAAGGGATGCCGTCCGGCCGTTTCATGGCCGACGACTACCGCTACTGCATCCCGGACAAGAAGGACACGCTCCGGGACATCGAGAGTCTGATTCATCATTTCATCAACGCCACGCGCGGCCCCAAGGTGCCTGCGGGCGAGGCGTACGCGGCGACGGAAGCCCCACGGGGCGAACAGGGATTCTACGTGGTCAGCGACGGCGGCAACATGCCGTACCGGCTGCACATGCGCTCCCCGGGTTACGCCTCGGTGCAGGCCCTGCCTCTGATGACCATCGGCCACACCCTGGCCGACTTCATCGCCATCATCAGTTCGCTCGATTACATCGCGCCCGATCTGGACCGCTAG
- the nuoE gene encoding NADH-quinone oxidoreductase subunit NuoE, with amino-acid sequence MLPKELEQEIADMVRGTDHVEEKIIDVIYLLQRHFGYFSDEALGHAARLTGKTVVELEELATFYDFIYREPLGRFVIHVCDGVTCWMHHENGLFEYLCRKLGVEVGETTDDGLFTVLPTACLGNCHNAPAMLINGQHYGRLTPEKVDRILDELRENADTIPLSLCR; translated from the coding sequence ATGCTGCCCAAGGAACTGGAACAGGAAATTGCGGACATGGTCCGGGGAACGGACCACGTGGAAGAGAAGATCATCGACGTGATCTATCTCCTGCAGCGGCACTTCGGCTATTTTTCGGACGAAGCCTTGGGCCATGCCGCACGGCTCACGGGCAAGACCGTCGTGGAGCTTGAAGAGCTGGCCACTTTCTACGATTTCATCTACCGCGAGCCGCTGGGCCGGTTCGTGATCCACGTCTGTGACGGCGTGACCTGCTGGATGCATCACGAGAACGGGCTGTTCGAGTACCTCTGCCGCAAGCTCGGCGTGGAGGTGGGCGAGACCACGGACGACGGCCTGTTCACGGTTCTGCCCACGGCCTGTCTGGGCAACTGCCACAACGCCCCGGCCATGCTCATAAACGGCCAGCATTACGGCAGGCTGACTCCGGAAAAGGTGGACCGGATTCTCGATGAACTGCGTGAAAACGCCGACACCATCCCGCTGAGTCTGTGCAGGTGA
- a CDS encoding NADH-ubiquinone oxidoreductase-F iron-sulfur binding region domain-containing protein, translating to MSEQVLLKNRRADCRPASLADYRAGGGYDALTKAVRSMTPDEVIKVVMDSGLRGRGGAGFPAGRKWSFVRKDAPHPRYIQCNTDEMEPGTFKDRILVNTDPQLVIEGIILAGYAIQADHGVLFIRPSYDADAVLLERELAVAREAGLLGKKILGSDFSFDIDVHRSAGRYICGEGSAQANAIMGKRPNPDKNTHMTDSGLWGLPTVVNNVETLASVPSILRNGVEWFKSLAASPSGDGTKLYSVSGEVAEPGCFELPNGTRLGDIIFGAAGGMLPGAEFKTCLPGGTSTSFVAREHLETPMDFDSMKKAGLSLGTGSIIVFDKNTCLVQATINILSYFARESCGWCTPCREGIPYMKHILERIEAGDAGERDVELLEQVAKGMEHAYCGFAPGAAMPVLGLLKHFRDEVREHLDGRGCPFAGENVAKPGLWTSLDRDETVPGDADSQGREG from the coding sequence ATGAGCGAACAGGTGCTATTGAAAAACCGTCGCGCGGATTGCCGCCCGGCCAGCCTGGCGGACTATCGCGCAGGCGGCGGCTATGACGCCCTGACCAAGGCGGTGCGGAGCATGACCCCGGACGAGGTCATCAAGGTGGTCATGGACTCCGGTCTGCGTGGACGCGGCGGAGCCGGATTCCCCGCGGGCCGAAAGTGGAGCTTCGTGCGCAAGGACGCTCCCCATCCGCGCTACATCCAGTGCAACACCGACGAGATGGAGCCCGGCACCTTCAAGGACCGCATCCTGGTCAATACCGACCCCCAGCTGGTCATCGAGGGCATCATCCTGGCCGGGTACGCGATCCAGGCGGACCACGGCGTGTTGTTCATCAGACCCTCCTACGACGCGGACGCCGTGTTGCTGGAGCGGGAACTGGCCGTGGCCCGGGAGGCCGGGCTGCTGGGCAAGAAGATTCTGGGCAGCGATTTTTCCTTCGACATAGACGTGCACCGCAGCGCGGGACGGTACATCTGCGGTGAAGGTTCGGCCCAGGCCAACGCCATCATGGGCAAGCGGCCCAACCCGGACAAGAACACCCACATGACCGACTCCGGTCTTTGGGGCCTGCCCACCGTGGTCAACAACGTGGAGACCCTGGCCTCGGTCCCGTCCATCCTGCGCAACGGGGTGGAGTGGTTCAAGTCCCTGGCCGCGTCGCCGTCCGGTGACGGCACCAAGCTGTATTCCGTCAGCGGCGAAGTGGCCGAACCGGGCTGCTTCGAACTGCCCAACGGCACCCGGCTGGGAGACATCATCTTCGGGGCGGCAGGGGGCATGCTGCCGGGTGCTGAGTTCAAGACCTGCCTGCCGGGCGGCACCTCCACCAGCTTCGTGGCCAGGGAACACCTGGAAACTCCCATGGACTTCGACTCCATGAAAAAGGCCGGTCTGTCCCTGGGTACCGGTTCGATCATCGTCTTTGACAAGAACACCTGTCTGGTCCAGGCGACCATCAATATCCTGTCCTATTTCGCCCGCGAATCCTGCGGCTGGTGCACTCCCTGTCGGGAAGGCATCCCGTACATGAAGCATATCCTCGAACGTATCGAGGCGGGTGACGCCGGAGAGCGCGACGTGGAGCTTCTGGAACAGGTGGCCAAGGGCATGGAGCACGCCTACTGCGGTTTCGCTCCGGGCGCGGCCATGCCGGTTCTCGGGTTGCTCAAACATTTCCGCGACGAGGTTCGCGAACACCTGGACGGGCGCGGTTGCCCGTTCGCGGGCGAAAACGTGGCCAAACCCGGCCTGTGGACTTCCCTTGACCGGGACGAGACGGTCCCCGGTGACGCGGACTCGCAAGGGAGGGAAGGCTGA
- the nuoG gene encoding NADH-quinone oxidoreductase subunit NuoG produces MPRLIIDGREVEVPAGTKVIDAAEQLGIMIPRFCYLKSLGAVGACRMCAVKFLDGHKKDLDMSCMVDVRDGMVVSTDHPDAVAFRAQIIEWLMLDHPHDCPVCDEGGHCLLQDTTVSGGHSLRNYRGPKRTYENQYLGPLIEHEMNRCIHCYRCVRFYREYAGGTDYGTFGIAGRVTYQRFEPGRLESPFSGNLGEICPTGTLTDKPSRYRARRWDLERKPSICTHCSLGCNTLPAVRYREVLRVESRLNEAINDDFLCDRGRYGFGYASMAERPRTALVDGQPVSPEEGATAALERLKAVIAAHGPQSVAVHASSRCTVEDMLAARRLATALGVPAPSFFLTEDERTACTNAVAALDADLAWNMEQVRNADMVLVLGADPLNEAPMAALAIRQAARAGATVAVLDPRPVDVLCEAVRLPVRRSLLPAAVAELLGRMFAEADLQGEALEFWRELQASGKGRAGEFSELGAEFDAVAHALSRAERPVVVCSTMAMPAQWPVLAAGVARLLRRTGTEERAEVRSGLFCLLPRAGSLGAALLADGEGASLEGRLLPAEDGQAAKALICIGADPLGQYPGAQAVEKALGGLDLLVTVDCAPSATWDKANVALPMRTIFETGGCLVDNHGLLQRAVPVFAGGLPVIQDGHGSHPPRTLGAGIPGNDPRSMAGWLDLLAPETENPESSSPAADMLRAAQAEATTEHAVQVLPAEAPVRFGSLDWLAPFIEAGREEGRCDVLVTGSTFGADRLANLGEPGETLLPEPCVYMHPLDAADLGFEDGETVLLPLSQGVARTVLRCRENMARNTVVVPKTPDSGWQFVGGMAATVSMNRLWREQGDEDRAAMARVDTDDSCPGGNL; encoded by the coding sequence ATGCCCAGGCTGATCATTGACGGGCGCGAAGTGGAGGTGCCTGCCGGCACCAAGGTCATCGACGCCGCCGAACAACTGGGCATCATGATTCCCCGGTTCTGCTACCTCAAATCCTTGGGTGCGGTCGGGGCCTGCCGCATGTGCGCGGTCAAATTTCTGGATGGCCACAAAAAGGATCTGGACATGAGCTGCATGGTCGATGTGCGTGACGGCATGGTCGTGTCCACCGACCATCCCGACGCCGTGGCCTTCCGCGCCCAGATCATCGAGTGGCTCATGCTCGACCATCCCCACGACTGCCCGGTCTGCGACGAGGGCGGACATTGCCTGCTTCAGGACACCACCGTGTCCGGCGGCCATTCCCTGCGCAACTATCGGGGGCCGAAGCGGACCTACGAGAACCAGTATCTCGGTCCGCTCATCGAGCACGAGATGAACCGTTGCATCCATTGCTACCGCTGCGTTCGTTTTTACCGCGAATACGCCGGGGGCACGGACTACGGCACCTTCGGCATCGCCGGACGGGTGACCTATCAGCGGTTTGAGCCGGGACGTCTGGAGTCGCCGTTTTCCGGCAACCTGGGCGAGATCTGCCCCACCGGCACCCTGACCGACAAGCCGTCTCGTTACCGCGCCCGGCGCTGGGACCTCGAACGCAAACCGTCCATCTGCACGCACTGTTCGCTCGGCTGCAACACCCTGCCCGCCGTGCGGTACCGCGAGGTGCTTCGCGTGGAGAGCCGCTTGAACGAAGCGATCAACGACGATTTTCTGTGCGACCGGGGCCGCTACGGCTTCGGCTACGCCTCCATGGCCGAACGCCCACGCACCGCGCTGGTGGATGGGCAGCCCGTATCCCCGGAAGAAGGAGCGACCGCCGCCCTGGAACGTTTGAAAGCGGTCATCGCCGCTCACGGCCCACAATCCGTTGCCGTGCACGCGTCCTCCCGGTGCACTGTCGAGGACATGCTTGCGGCTCGGCGGCTGGCGACTGCATTGGGCGTACCCGCGCCGAGTTTTTTCCTGACCGAGGATGAGCGCACAGCCTGCACGAACGCGGTCGCGGCCCTGGACGCCGACCTGGCCTGGAACATGGAACAGGTCCGCAATGCCGACATGGTTCTGGTTCTGGGGGCCGACCCGCTGAACGAGGCGCCCATGGCCGCCCTGGCCATCCGACAGGCGGCGAGGGCCGGAGCCACGGTAGCCGTGCTCGACCCCCGGCCGGTGGATGTGCTCTGTGAAGCGGTCCGGCTGCCTGTGCGGCGGTCCCTCTTGCCCGCGGCCGTGGCCGAACTGCTTGGGCGCATGTTTGCCGAAGCGGATTTACAGGGCGAGGCGCTGGAGTTTTGGCGGGAGCTGCAAGCCTCGGGCAAAGGGCGGGCTGGAGAATTTTCCGAACTGGGCGCCGAGTTCGACGCCGTGGCCCATGCCCTGTCCCGGGCCGAGCGTCCGGTTGTGGTCTGCTCGACCATGGCCATGCCCGCCCAGTGGCCTGTCCTGGCCGCCGGAGTGGCCCGCCTGTTGCGCCGCACCGGCACGGAGGAGAGGGCCGAGGTCCGCTCCGGGCTGTTCTGCCTGTTGCCCCGCGCCGGTTCTCTGGGGGCGGCTCTGCTGGCGGATGGGGAAGGGGCCAGCCTCGAAGGGCGGTTGTTGCCCGCAGAAGACGGTCAGGCGGCCAAGGCCCTGATCTGCATCGGGGCCGACCCGCTCGGGCAGTATCCCGGCGCGCAGGCCGTCGAGAAGGCGTTGGGCGGACTCGACCTGTTGGTCACCGTTGATTGCGCCCCGTCGGCCACGTGGGACAAGGCGAACGTGGCCCTGCCCATGCGCACGATTTTCGAGACCGGCGGCTGCCTGGTGGACAACCACGGGCTGCTGCAACGCGCCGTTCCAGTCTTTGCCGGTGGATTGCCGGTGATTCAGGACGGCCACGGCTCCCACCCGCCCCGTACGCTCGGGGCCGGGATTCCGGGCAATGATCCGCGCTCCATGGCCGGATGGCTGGACCTGCTGGCGCCCGAAACCGAGAACCCCGAGAGCTCGTCTCCGGCAGCAGACATGCTGCGTGCCGCCCAGGCCGAAGCGACCACGGAGCACGCGGTACAGGTTCTGCCTGCCGAGGCCCCGGTCCGTTTTGGCTCCCTGGACTGGCTGGCCCCGTTCATCGAGGCCGGAAGGGAAGAGGGACGGTGCGACGTGCTGGTCACGGGTTCCACCTTTGGCGCGGACCGGCTGGCCAACCTCGGCGAGCCCGGTGAGACCCTGCTGCCCGAACCGTGCGTGTATATGCACCCGCTGGATGCGGCGGATCTTGGTTTCGAGGACGGGGAGACCGTCCTGCTGCCTCTGTCCCAGGGCGTGGCCCGGACCGTGCTGCGTTGCCGCGAGAACATGGCCCGGAACACCGTGGTTGTGCCGAAAACGCCTGACTCGGGCTGGCAGTTCGTCGGAGGAATGGCCGCAACCGTTTCCATGAACCGGCTGTGGCGGGAGCAGGGCGACGAGGACCGGGCCGCCATGGCGCGGGTCGATACGGACGACAGCTGCCCCGGAGGGAACTTATGA
- the nuoH gene encoding NADH-quinone oxidoreductase subunit NuoH, giving the protein MMGEEFLLGLTVLIIKSAVVLLVVLTLAAYMVLFERKLLGRMQLRYGPNRVGPYGSLQLLADGVKLLLKEDLVPDGADRVLFFLAPGILTFTTLAVFALVPFGGTIHLFGHAVPLVIGDTDIGVLVFLALSSIGVYSVALGGWASNNKFSLIGSVRGVAQMVSYELPLSLSLVPIFMLAGSLSLTDIVDAQARYPFIVVQPVAALIFFICGLAESKRIPFDIPEGENELQAGFHTEYSGMRFALFFLGEYVNMILLGALMAVFFLGGWRGPFLPGPVWLLLKIMIVPFLLIWTRGTLPRLRYDQLMHFCWKILMPLALVNVIITGAVMAALN; this is encoded by the coding sequence ATGATGGGCGAGGAATTTCTGCTCGGATTGACGGTCCTGATCATCAAGAGCGCGGTCGTGCTGCTGGTGGTCCTGACCCTGGCCGCGTACATGGTCCTGTTCGAGCGCAAGCTGCTCGGGCGCATGCAGCTGCGCTACGGTCCCAACCGAGTCGGTCCGTACGGCTCGCTGCAACTGCTGGCCGACGGCGTCAAATTGCTGCTCAAGGAAGATCTGGTCCCGGACGGTGCGGACAGAGTGCTCTTCTTTCTGGCGCCGGGCATTCTGACCTTCACCACCCTGGCCGTGTTCGCCCTGGTCCCCTTTGGCGGAACCATCCATCTCTTCGGCCATGCCGTCCCGCTGGTCATCGGTGATACGGACATCGGGGTTCTGGTCTTTCTGGCCCTGTCCTCCATCGGCGTGTACAGCGTGGCCCTGGGCGGATGGGCCTCCAACAACAAGTTCTCGCTCATCGGCTCCGTGCGCGGCGTGGCCCAGATGGTCAGCTACGAGCTGCCCCTGTCCCTGTCATTGGTCCCGATCTTCATGCTCGCCGGGTCGCTCAGCCTGACCGACATAGTGGACGCCCAGGCCCGGTATCCCTTCATCGTGGTCCAGCCCGTGGCCGCCCTGATTTTCTTCATCTGCGGTCTGGCCGAGTCCAAGCGCATCCCGTTCGACATCCCCGAGGGCGAGAACGAGCTGCAGGCCGGATTCCACACCGAGTACAGCGGCATGCGTTTCGCCCTGTTCTTTCTGGGCGAGTACGTGAACATGATTCTGCTGGGCGCACTCATGGCCGTGTTCTTTCTGGGCGGCTGGCGCGGACCGTTCCTGCCCGGTCCGGTCTGGCTGCTGCTCAAGATCATGATCGTCCCGTTCCTGCTCATCTGGACACGCGGCACCCTGCCAAGGCTGCGCTACGACCAGCTCATGCACTTCTGCTGGAAGATCCTCATGCCGCTGGCCCTGGTCAACGTCATCATCACCGGCGCGGTCATGGCCGCTCTGAACTGA